ACGCTGATGCCGATGTACTTCTCGCCGAGCAACCCGGCGGTCAGGATCGAGGCAGTGGAGTCGGTCGGCAGGTTGTCGACGGTCTTGTCCAGCTGCAACGTCACCCGACCGGTGTAGGAATCACGGTCCAGATCGATGGCGGTGACCTTGCCGATGGTCACACCGGCCATGGTCACTTTAGCTCTGACCGTCAAACCGGCGATATTGTCGAAGTACGCATAAACTTTATAGGTGTCGCTGCTCGGGCTGGCCGACAGCCCGCTGACACGCAGGGCCAGCAGCAACAGCGCCAGGATCCCGGCCAGGAGGAACAGGCCGACACCGATTTCCAGGGTGCGGTTTTGCATCAGAAATCTCCAAACATCAAGGCGGTCAGAATAAAGTCCAGACCCAGGACTGCCAACGAGGCGTAGACCACGGTCTTGGTGGTGGCACGGCTGATCCCTTCTGAGGTGGGCTCACAGTCGTACCCCTGGAATACGGCAATCCAGGTCGTGACGAAGGCGAACACCAGGCTCTTGATCAACCCGTTCAACACGTCGTCGGTAAAGGAAACA
The sequence above is drawn from the Pseudomonas putida genome and encodes:
- the mlaD gene encoding outer membrane lipid asymmetry maintenance protein MlaD — protein: MQNRTLEIGVGLFLLAGILALLLLALRVSGLSASPSSDTYKVYAYFDNIAGLTVRAKVTMAGVTIGKVTAIDLDRDSYTGRVTLQLDKTVDNLPTDSTASILTAGLLGEKYIGISVGGEDQVLKDGATIHDTQSALVLEDLIGKFLLNSVGKEPKEAQPAN